The sequence CAATCCTGTAAGTAAGCAACTGAAAATTATTGATTTTGGAATTTCCACAAAGTTGGGAAGCGAACATACAGTTTTATCTAGTCCGAATGCTTTAGAGGGAACTTTAGCATATATTTCTCCCGAACAAACAGGAAGGATGAATCGTTCTTTAGATTACCGCACTGATTTTTACTCTTTGGGGGTAACTTTATATGAGTTATTTACCAGCCAATTACCTTTTACGGGTGATGATGCGATGGAATTAATTCATTGTCATCTAGCTAAACAACCTGTTTCTCCTCATGAAATCAGTTATAAAGTTCCTCGGATGGTTTCACAGATTGTGATGAAGCTGATGGCAAAAACGGCTGAAGAGCGCTATCAAAGTGTATGGGGAATTAAAGCCGATTTAGAAACTTGTTTGGAGCAATTAAAAAATTATAATTGCATTATTGATTTTGATTTGGCTAAAGAAGATATTTCGTCACAGTTTCATATTCCTCAAAAGCTTTACGGTAGAGAGCAAGAAACTTCGATTTTGTTAAGTGCATTTGAAAGAGTTATCAATGTGGTTAGTAAAACCGAAATGGTTGCTGTAACTGGCTATTCTGGGATTGGAAAATCTGCTTTAGTAAAGGAAATTTATCGCCCAATTACTCGTCAAAAAGGTTATTTTATTTCTGGTAAATTCGACCAGTTTCAACGAAATATTCCCTATTCTGCGGTTGTCAAAGCTTTCAGAGGGTTAGTAAAACAGCTGCTCAGCGAACCGCTATTACAGCTACAGGAATGGAAGCAAAAGTTATTATCTGCTATTCAACCAAATGCTCAAATTATTATCGATGTAATTCCAGAAATTGAGTTAATTATTGGTAGACAACCAGCGGTAGAAGATTTAAAAGGCAGTGAAGCTCAAAATCGTTTTAATTCAGTATTCAAAAGTTTTATTCGCGTATTTTGTCAAGCAGAACATCCATTAGTTTTATTTCTAGATGATTTGCAATGGGCTGATTCGGCAAGTTTACAGTTCATAGAATTAATGATGACTGATGACAAAATGCATCATCTATTATTTATTGGTGCGTATCGGGATAATGAAGTTGATGCGAATCATCCTTTAATTATTTTGCTGGAAAAATTAAATATCAGTATACCTACTCATCAAATTAAATTAACACCCCTTAATCAAAAGAATATTACCAGTTTAATCGCCGATACTCTGCATAGAGATATTAAGGATGTCGCATCTTTAGCAAAATTAGTTGCTTCTAAAACAGATGGCAATCCGTTCTTTGTCAATCAATTTATTTATAATTTACATTCCGAAAAATTAATTTATTTCCATGTATCGCAAGGTATACAAAAGCCTAGATGGGAATGGGATATTTCTCAAATAGAAGAGATGGATATCACCGATAACGTTGTAGAGTTGATGATATCCAAACTTATTAGATTACCAAAACCTACCCAGCAGGTATTACGTTTAGCAGCCTGCATCGGCAATCGCTTCACCTTGAATACTCTAGCAATTGTCAGCGAGCTTACACCAATCGCAGCTTTCCAAAACTTGGCGATCGCGATTCAACAAGGTTTTATATTACCTACTTCTGGATTGGAATTTCTTAGCGGAGAAATGCTAAGCTCGCAACTCGTAATTAATAATTTTAAATTTTTACACGATAGAGTTCAACAAGCTGCTTATTCTTTAATTGCGGAATATGAAAAACAAGCAGTTCATTTACAAATCGGCTGGTTGCTATATTCTAATTTTTCCTCGCAAGAACAATTAGACCATATTTTTGAATTGGTAGACCATTTAAATTCAGGTAGAGAATTAATTATCAATGATGGCGAGAAAATTGAACTCGTTAAATTGAATTTATCTGCTGCAAAAAAAGCCAAAGATGCAATTGCTTATGACGCTGCTAGAAGTTATTTATATATTTGTAAGGAAGAATTACCATTAGATAGCTGGTTTAGATTCTACGAACTAACTTTAGATATCTACAAACAGCTTGCAGAAGTTGAATATTTAAACGGTGATTTCGCCAGTTCGGAATATTTAATCAATCGAATCATTGAAAAAGCAAATAACCCTGTAGAAAAAGCAGATATTCACAACTTATTGGTTCTTCAGTTTACGTTACAGGGTAAGTTAAATGAAGCTATTGAAGCAGGTAAAAACGGACTGCAATATCTGGGATTTGACTTACCGAAAACTAATTTAGATGAAGCGTTAGAAATTGCAACTACCAAAGCTAATAAACTTCTTCAGGGGAAAGAAGTTGCTTCATTGATAAATCTACCAGATATGACGCAACCCGACAAAATTATAGCTCTTAGGTTATTAAATAATATTGACGTACCTTGCTATTTAACAAACCAAAAACTTTACAGTATAGCAATCATAAAAATGTTAAATTTATCTTTAGAATATGGTAATTTAGCAGAATCAACAAAAGGGTATGTACTTTTTGGTCTACTATTAGGAGCAGTTTGGGGAGAGTATCAAAGAGGTTATGAATTTGGAAAACTAGCTATTAATGTTAGTCAAAAATATCGCAATTTGAATCAAGAATGTAAAACTTGTATGATTTTAGCTACCTCTATAGTTTTTTGGGTAAAACACATCAGACATACTCATGAAATTAGTCATACAGGATATCAAGCTAGTATAGAATCTGGTGATTTACAATATTCTGGTTATATATTATCTTCTCAGCTAATTAACAATTTATATGCAGATGTAAGTATTGAAAAATCTATTGACGAAGCGAATAACTGTTTGCAATTTGTCAATAAAAACACAAATATATTTGCGCGTGATACTATTTTAGCTGCGAAATTATGTTTATGTAATCTAAATGGAGAAACGAAAGAATTATCTGAATTTGATAGTCCGGAATTAAGCGAATCAGAATATCTTCAAAGCTGCTGGCAAAGACAAAGCTATATGCCTTTGTTTAATTACTATACTTTTAAATCTTTTGTACTTTACCTTTATAATAAACCAGTTGAAGCTTTAGAAGTAGTAATTGAAGCAGAAAAATTAAAAGAATTTGGTATTAGTACGATTACTGTTGCCGAGCAAAATTTTCACCAATCTCTAATATTAACCGCATTATATTCTTCTGCGACTTTTGCCGAACAAAAGCAATATTGGCATCAATTAGAACGCAATCAAAAGCAAATGAAAATATGGGCTGACAATTGCGAGGCAAATTTTTTACATAAGTATTTAATTATAGAAGCGGAAATAGCGCGAATTTCTGGGAATAAATTAGAAGCAATGGAGCTATACGATTTAGCAATTGCTTCTGCAAAAACTCATGATTTTATTCAAAATGAAGCTTTAGCTAACGAATTAGCAGCTAAGTTTTGGTTGGGAATGAATAAAGAAGATTTTGCTCAAATTTATATCCGCAAAGCGTACAATGCCTATCAAGCTTGGGGTGCTAAACATAAGGTAGCAGATTTGGAAAGTCAGTATTCTTTCTGGTTGAACCCTAGATTGATAAAAATCACGGATAATCTAAATCCTAAGAATAACAATTATCAAACAACCATAAATCAAAATTCGACTACCACTAATTTTGGAGAGTCGTTAGATATGGAAACTGTTTTCAAAGTTTCTCAAACTATTTCTAATGAAATAATGTTAGCTAAATTAATTGAAAAATTAATGAAAACCGTAATTGAAAATGCAGGAGCGCAAACAGGATGCTTAATTTTTATTAACAATGGGGAATTAGTTATCGAAAGCGTAATCAATGCAGATGGAGAAGTGGAGATACAACATTCTATTCCCATCACAGCTTTCAAAAATTTACCAATTTCAGTTATTAATTATGTTGCTAGAACCCAAAAGAATGTTTTACTTGATGAGGTAAATCAGAGAGAAGAATTTGCTAATGACTTTTATTTTATAAATGAACAACCCAAATCTTTACTATGTATTCCAATTCTCCATCAAGGTAAATTGATTGCTATTCTTTATTTAGAAAATAATCTAACTACCGCAGCTTTTCCCCCACAACGTTTACAATTACTCAAACTTATTTGTTCTCAAGCAGCTATTTCTATTAAAAACGCAACTCTTTACAGCACTTTAGAACAAAAAGTAACAGAGCGCACTAAACAACTTTCTCAAGCTATAGAAAATTTACAAGAGGCTCAAAAACAACTTGTAGAATCAGAAAAAATGGCTGCATTAGGTAGTCTGGTTGCTGGAGTTGCTCACGAAATCAATACTCCGGTGGGTACCAGCATTACTGCTGCTTCTACTTTGAAAGATGAAACCACTATTTTTAACGATGCCGTCGCTGGAGGTGCATTAAAACGTTCATCCTTAAATAATTATCTCGAAATCGCCAGCGAAAGTACTGATTTAATTTTGAATAACCTCAATCGCGCTTCAGATTTGATTCAAAGTTTTAAACAAGTCGCCGTTGATTCTTCAAATTTAGAAAAACGCAAATTCGCTATAAAACCATATATCCAAGAAATTTTAAATAGTTTAGCACCCAAATTCAAACATACCGCTCTTACCTGTAAGGTAGAAGGTGAAAATCATGTTGAAATAGATACTTATCCCGGTGCTGTTGCTCAAATCGTCACAAACTTAGTAATGAATTCTTTGAAGCACGCTTATCAATCGGGAGAAAAAGGGCAGCTACATTTTCAAATCAAGCAACAGCAAGATGTAGTTTTGATTGAGTACAGCGATGATGGTTGTGGCATTCCCTCAGAAAATTTAACTAAAATCTTTGAACCTTTCTTTACCACCGCCAGAAACGAAGGCGGTACCGGATTGGGATTGCATATAGTCTATAACCTAGTGACTCAAAAACTTCAAGGCAAAATTGATGTTAAAAGCGAAGTGGATTTGGGAACAATATTTATAATCGCATTACCTTTGGTTTGCTTGGTAAAAAGGACTGAGAAACAGTAAAGTGCGACGAAAACCTGGGTTGATTGCAAATAACTAAATAAAATAAATCATTTTATTGGGATAATCAACCAAATTTATTTGTACTTGTCGAGAATGATGCCAAATTTGCATTGATTACTTTTATTAAAAAGCACTACAAATTATTCAAAATCTGGATTACAAATATATGACGCTCGACAACAACCTGAAGTTATCTGAAACCGACGATGATATTTTATTCTTCGAGGAAGAAGCAACTGATAATATTACTGTAAATACATCTTCAGAAGCTGTCTGGAAAGTTTTAATAGTGGATGATGAACCTACAGTACATCAAGTCACTAAATTAGCTTTAAAAAATTTGACTTTTGAGGGTAAGCCGATTATTTTTTATTCGGGTTATTCCAGTCAAGAAGGAAAGAAATTAATTGCCGAAAATCCTGATACTGCTTTAATTTTATTAGATGTAGTTATGGATAGTAATGACGCTGGTTTACAGGTAGTTGAGTATATTCGTAAAGAATTAGAAAATAAGCGAGTGCGAATTATTTTACGTACCGGGCAACCGGGGGATGCGCCAGAAGAATCGGTAATTACAAACTATGATATTAACGATTATAAACTGAAAGTTGAGCTTACCAGACAAAAATTAATTACTTCAACTATTGCCGCTTTACGTTCCTACCGCGATATTCTGACTATTGAGGAACAAGCAGTACAATTGAGCGAAACTTTAAAAACTTTGCAAAATACTCAACTTCAATTAGTGCAAAGTGAAAAAATGTCTGCTTTAGGTAATTTAGTAGCAGGAATTGCCCATGAGATTAATAACCCTATTGGGTTTGTTGCGGGGAATTTAAAAATGGCGAAGGAATATGTAGGTGATTTATTCAGTCTTATTGATTTATATCAACAACATTATCCAAATCCACAGCCAGAAATAGAGTCAGAAATTGAAGCAATAGACTTAGAATATTTGCGGGATGATTTACCCAAACTATTTAATTCTTTAAAAATTGGTTCCGAACGTATTCGCAATATTAGTACGAGTTTACGTACTTTTTCTAGGGCAGACACCGAACATAAAATACCATTTAATATTCACGAAGGTATTGATAGCACTATTTTGATTCTCCAACATCGTTTAAAAGCGGACGAATCACATCCTGTAATTAAGGTGATTAAAAATTATGGCGATTTACCTTTAATTGAGTGTTATTCAGGACAACTCAATCAGGTATTTATGAATTTGTTAGCTAATGCAATTGATGCTTTAGAAGAATATAACGTCGGAAAAAGCTTCGAGGAAATTGAAGCTCATTCTAATCAAATCATTATTACCACAACTTTAACTCCAGACAAGACAACTGCCATAATCAAAATTGCTGATAACGGTTTAGGAATTCCTGAAGCAGTTCAGCAAAGAATTTTTGAAAATTTATTTACGACTAAAGCTGTAGGAAAAGGTACGGGTTTGGGTTTATCAATTGCTCGTGAAATCATTGTAGACAAGCATAAAGGTAATTTAACTTTTAATTCTGAAATTGGTAAAGGAACTGAATTTGTAATTCAGATTCCGGTTAAATCAGTGAGCAGTGAACAGTGAGCAGTGAACAGTGAGCAGTGGGCAGTGAGCAGTGGGCAGTGAGCAGTGAACAGTGACTAGTGAATAATTTTTAATTAATAATTTCAGAAGTGTTAAATATGATTAGTAAAAGTTTGGTTTATGATAAGGCTTATAAGTTTGCGATTCGGATAGTTAATGCTTATAAGTATTTATCCATGAATAAAAAAGAATATGTTTTGTCTAAGCAACTTGTCAGAAGTGGAACTAGTATTGGAGCGAATATAGCTGAGGCTAATGGTGGAATATCAAAAGCAGATTTTTCTGCAAAAATGTCAGTTGCTTATAAAGAATGTTGAGAAACAAAATACTGGCTGAACTTATTAAAAGATACAAATTATATTTCTCTAAAGGAATTCAACAGTATTTATCCAGATGCAGATGAATTATCTAAAATGTTGTTCTCAATTCTCAAATCATCTCGCTTAACAAAATAATCATCCTCAAATATTCACTACTCGCTGTTCACTGCTCACTGCTTACTGTTCACTGCTCACTATTCACTGTTCACTGACTCAAAGTCCCATTACTTTACGATAATGAGCTTCAATTTCTTTAACAGTTTTTGATTTACGCTTGGTTTGCCATTGACTATGTTTAAATAATTCTTGCTTTAAGTTATCAAGATTAATATTTTTCACTGTACCATCTGCTACTATCAAGTTTCCGTTTACCCAAACGCTATCAACGACATTTGTAGGTCTTCCTAATACTAATAAACCTACTGGATCTGTACGAGGTAATAAGGATAAACTTGTCAAATCATACATAACTAAATCAGCTTTTTTACCCAGAGTTAAAGAACCAACTTCTTCCCCTAAATTAAGTCCTTTTGCTCCACCTAATGATGCCATTTCTATTGATTGTCTGGGTGTAATCCAATGCTGATAGTCTAAATCAGTAACGTTATGTAAAATTGAACCGATTTTAATCGCTTCTAATAAATCTTGGGAATCATTACTGGATGCACCATCGCAACCAAAAGATATATTTACCCCTGCTTGACGGTATTTTAAAATTGGCGCAATTCCACTTCCCAAACGTAAATTACTCAAAGGATTATGAACTACTGTAGATTTAGTTTCCGCAAGAATACTAATATCTTTATCTGTTAAATGCACGCAATGCGCCAAAGAAGTACGATGATTTAAATAATTTATTGTTTGTAAATGTTCTACAGCAGTACAGCCATACTTTTCTTGAGCTAACTTTTCCTGGGCTTTGGTTTCTAATAAATGAGAATGACGGCAAAGATTGTATTTATCGCTTAATTCAATACATCCTTTAAATAAAGCATCGCTGCAAAGTTGAATTCCCGTAGGTGCTAAAGCTATATAAATCCCGTCTTCCGGTTTATGAAACTGCTTTATCGCCGATTCCATAATCTCCAAAGTGGCTTGAGTCGAACGAAAATAATCTTCATGACTCACTTCCGATTCTCCTGAAGGCATCCCGGCAGTAAGAGATTCATCTTGAATTAAAGGCGCTACAACTGCGCGAATACCAATTTTTCGATAAGCTTCAACTGCTACGGTAATAGTTTCAAGCTCTTTTCCCGGAATCAAAACTAAATGATCCACTACAGTCGTACCACCAGATAATAAAGTTTCGACAGCAGTACCCAAAGCAGTCAAATAAACCTGTTCCGTATCCAGAGGTGCAAAATCATAAAGTTCGGCTAACCATAACTCCAACGGATAAATTGACATTATCCCTCGCTGCCACATTTCCGAAGAGTGAGTGTGAGCATTAACAAATCCCGGCAATAGCAGCTTATTTGTACCGTCAATCGCTTCA comes from Rivularia sp. PCC 7116 and encodes:
- a CDS encoding ATP-binding sensor histidine kinase → MVIITGYEILEQIYESHNSAVYRGKREEDNQPIILKILKQECLTPLQLTRYKQEYEITCNLEHPGIIKAYDLQQDHFLVMILEDFGGESLRNLLYKRKFNLFESLEIACQITDSLAQIHAAQVIHKDINPSNIVFNPVSKQLKIIDFGISTKLGSEHTVLSSPNALEGTLAYISPEQTGRMNRSLDYRTDFYSLGVTLYELFTSQLPFTGDDAMELIHCHLAKQPVSPHEISYKVPRMVSQIVMKLMAKTAEERYQSVWGIKADLETCLEQLKNYNCIIDFDLAKEDISSQFHIPQKLYGREQETSILLSAFERVINVVSKTEMVAVTGYSGIGKSALVKEIYRPITRQKGYFISGKFDQFQRNIPYSAVVKAFRGLVKQLLSEPLLQLQEWKQKLLSAIQPNAQIIIDVIPEIELIIGRQPAVEDLKGSEAQNRFNSVFKSFIRVFCQAEHPLVLFLDDLQWADSASLQFIELMMTDDKMHHLLFIGAYRDNEVDANHPLIILLEKLNISIPTHQIKLTPLNQKNITSLIADTLHRDIKDVASLAKLVASKTDGNPFFVNQFIYNLHSEKLIYFHVSQGIQKPRWEWDISQIEEMDITDNVVELMISKLIRLPKPTQQVLRLAACIGNRFTLNTLAIVSELTPIAAFQNLAIAIQQGFILPTSGLEFLSGEMLSSQLVINNFKFLHDRVQQAAYSLIAEYEKQAVHLQIGWLLYSNFSSQEQLDHIFELVDHLNSGRELIINDGEKIELVKLNLSAAKKAKDAIAYDAARSYLYICKEELPLDSWFRFYELTLDIYKQLAEVEYLNGDFASSEYLINRIIEKANNPVEKADIHNLLVLQFTLQGKLNEAIEAGKNGLQYLGFDLPKTNLDEALEIATTKANKLLQGKEVASLINLPDMTQPDKIIALRLLNNIDVPCYLTNQKLYSIAIIKMLNLSLEYGNLAESTKGYVLFGLLLGAVWGEYQRGYEFGKLAINVSQKYRNLNQECKTCMILATSIVFWVKHIRHTHEISHTGYQASIESGDLQYSGYILSSQLINNLYADVSIEKSIDEANNCLQFVNKNTNIFARDTILAAKLCLCNLNGETKELSEFDSPELSESEYLQSCWQRQSYMPLFNYYTFKSFVLYLYNKPVEALEVVIEAEKLKEFGISTITVAEQNFHQSLILTALYSSATFAEQKQYWHQLERNQKQMKIWADNCEANFLHKYLIIEAEIARISGNKLEAMELYDLAIASAKTHDFIQNEALANELAAKFWLGMNKEDFAQIYIRKAYNAYQAWGAKHKVADLESQYSFWLNPRLIKITDNLNPKNNNYQTTINQNSTTTNFGESLDMETVFKVSQTISNEIMLAKLIEKLMKTVIENAGAQTGCLIFINNGELVIESVINADGEVEIQHSIPITAFKNLPISVINYVARTQKNVLLDEVNQREEFANDFYFINEQPKSLLCIPILHQGKLIAILYLENNLTTAAFPPQRLQLLKLICSQAAISIKNATLYSTLEQKVTERTKQLSQAIENLQEAQKQLVESEKMAALGSLVAGVAHEINTPVGTSITAASTLKDETTIFNDAVAGGALKRSSLNNYLEIASESTDLILNNLNRASDLIQSFKQVAVDSSNLEKRKFAIKPYIQEILNSLAPKFKHTALTCKVEGENHVEIDTYPGAVAQIVTNLVMNSLKHAYQSGEKGQLHFQIKQQQDVVLIEYSDDGCGIPSENLTKIFEPFFTTARNEGGTGLGLHIVYNLVTQKLQGKIDVKSEVDLGTIFIIALPLVCLVKRTEKQ
- a CDS encoding ATP-binding protein, whose product is MTLDNNLKLSETDDDILFFEEEATDNITVNTSSEAVWKVLIVDDEPTVHQVTKLALKNLTFEGKPIIFYSGYSSQEGKKLIAENPDTALILLDVVMDSNDAGLQVVEYIRKELENKRVRIILRTGQPGDAPEESVITNYDINDYKLKVELTRQKLITSTIAALRSYRDILTIEEQAVQLSETLKTLQNTQLQLVQSEKMSALGNLVAGIAHEINNPIGFVAGNLKMAKEYVGDLFSLIDLYQQHYPNPQPEIESEIEAIDLEYLRDDLPKLFNSLKIGSERIRNISTSLRTFSRADTEHKIPFNIHEGIDSTILILQHRLKADESHPVIKVIKNYGDLPLIECYSGQLNQVFMNLLANAIDALEEYNVGKSFEEIEAHSNQIIITTTLTPDKTTAIIKIADNGLGIPEAVQQRIFENLFTTKAVGKGTGLGLSIAREIIVDKHKGNLTFNSEIGKGTEFVIQIPVKSVSSEQ
- a CDS encoding amidohydrolase translates to MNFTIQNVLIPTEDDYATVDVQIQDGKIAEVSSGLDVIGEAIDGTNKLLLPGFVNAHTHSSEMWQRGIMSIYPLELWLAELYDFAPLDTEQVYLTALGTAVETLLSGGTTVVDHLVLIPGKELETITVAVEAYRKIGIRAVVAPLIQDESLTAGMPSGESEVSHEDYFRSTQATLEIMESAIKQFHKPEDGIYIALAPTGIQLCSDALFKGCIELSDKYNLCRHSHLLETKAQEKLAQEKYGCTAVEHLQTINYLNHRTSLAHCVHLTDKDISILAETKSTVVHNPLSNLRLGSGIAPILKYRQAGVNISFGCDGASSNDSQDLLEAIKIGSILHNVTDLDYQHWITPRQSIEMASLGGAKGLNLGEEVGSLTLGKKADLVMYDLTSLSLLPRTDPVGLLVLGRPTNVVDSVWVNGNLIVADGTVKNINLDNLKQELFKHSQWQTKRKSKTVKEIEAHYRKVMGL